The proteins below are encoded in one region of Silene latifolia isolate original U9 population chromosome 2, ASM4854445v1, whole genome shotgun sequence:
- the LOC141642442 gene encoding protein SUPPRESSOR OF GENE SILENCING 3-like produces MSSSRGIEHLVKGVNDINMGSSDDGAWEAVSRKQKNKSGRNAAKQLPQQASAPKAWGQPDTAKRLGMSSSNVQGSAWNTPSNDMTNDKKWADEEEDDDDDDIYSEDDVDLLSDDYEEDDSPTHESKKQHRMLKSFFDDVDKLTVDEVNEPARQWHCPACQGGPGAIDWYKGLQPLVTHAKTKGTIRVKLHRMFADLLDEELRRKGTSAIRAGESFGQWEGLQKMEEDREIVWPPVVVIMNTLLEQDDNDKWLGMGNQELLDYFKDYAAVRAKHSYGPKGHRGMSVLIFDGSAIGYLEAERLHKLFLGQGTGRSAWESKRKVLFYPGGKRQLYGFLARKDDLEEFNRHCPGKTRLKYDMRSYKEKVLTHMKQMSEDNQQLTWYKSKAAKEQGRNKVLTDSLNVVSEKLRKTTEENRIVRQRTTMQHEQNKEEMDFQEQFFNDQIQKIHEATTAKESKFEIMQQEERNKVEESKAHPSKMDDLRLRAEEVSKFKQFQEKEMEKFDGEREELIRAHEDRKLEMKKRHWEEELQLEKAFDAALTQLMGKYAPGPI; encoded by the exons ATGAGTTCGTCTAGAGGAATTGAGCATTTGGTTAAGGGTGTTAATGATATAAATATGGGATCTTCAGATGACGGTGCCTGGGAAGCGGTCTCAAGGAAACAAAAAAACAAGTCTGGGAGAAATGCTGCAAAACAGCTGCCGCAGCAAGCTTCAGCACCGAAAGCATGGGGGCAACCTGATACTGCTAAGAGGCTGGGTATGTCAAGCAGCAATGTTCAGGGAAGTGCCTGGAATACCCCAAGCAATGACATGACTAATGATAAGAAGTGGgctgatgaagaagaagatgatgatgatgatgacatttACTCAGAGGACGATGTTGATTTGCTAAGTGACGATTATGAGGAGGATGACAGTCCAACTCATGAGTCAAAGAAACAACACCGGATGTTGAAATCATTTTTTGACGACGTTGACAAACTGACTGTGGATGAAGTCAATGAACCTGCTAGGCAGTGGCACTGCCCTGCGTGCCAAGGAGGTCCTGGTGCTATAGACTGGTACAAGGGACTCCAGCCACTTGTAACCCACGCAAAGACCAAAGGAACTATCAGAGTTAAGCTACACAGAATGTTTGCTGACCTCCTAGATGAGGAGCTTCGACGAAAGGGAACTTCTGCTATTCGTGCCGGAGAATCTTTTGGACAGTGGGAGGGTCTCCAAAAGATGGAGGAAGACCGTGAAATTGTCTGGCCTCCCGTGGTTGTGATCATGAATACCTTACTCGAGCAAGATGATAATGACAAG TGGCTCGGAATGGGAAATCAGGAGCTTCTTGACTACTTCAAGGATTATGCTGCAGTAAGGGCAAAACATTCTTATGGGCCTAAGGGACATCGTGGGATGAGTGTCCTCATATTTGACGGGTCAGCAATTGGGTATTTGGAGGCTGAGCGGCTTCACAAGCTTTTTCTAGGACAAGGAACTGGGAGGAGTGCTTGGGAAAGCAAAAGGAAGGTGCTTTTTTATCCTGGAGGAAAGCGCCAACTGTATGGGTTCTTGGCTAGAAAGGATGACCTTGAGGAGTTTAACAGGCATTGTCCAG GTAAAACAAGGCTCAAGTATGATATGAGATCATACAAGGAGAAAGTGTTGACCCATATGAAACAGATGAGTGAGGACAATCAACAACTGACATGGTACAAATCTAAGGCTGCCAAGGAACAAGGGCGTAATAAGGTCCTTACGGATTCTCTTAATGTGGTCAGTGAGAAGCTCCGAAAAACAACAGAGGAAAATCGTATAGTGCGCCAGAGAACCACCATGCAGCATGAACAGAACAAAGAAGAA ATGGACTTTCAAGAGCAGTTCTTCAATGATCAGATCCAGAAGATCCATGAGGCAACAACTGCCAAGGAAAGCAAGTTTGAGATCATGCAGCAGGAGGAGCGGAATAAAGTCGAAGAGTCGAAGGCACACCCCTCTAAGATGGATGATCTAAGGCTGAG AGCTGAAGAGGTGAGCAAGTTCAAACAATTCCAAGAAAAAGAGATGGAGAAATTTGATGGAGAGCGGGAGGAGCTGATCCGTGCCCACGAGGATAGAAAATTGGAGATGAAGAAAAGGCACTGGGAGGAGGAGCTTCAGCTAGAGAAAGCTTTTGACGCTGCTCTGACTCAACTAATGGGGAAATATGCTCCAGGACCCATTTAA